In Vibrio sp. STUT-A11, a genomic segment contains:
- a CDS encoding glutathionylspermidine synthase family protein, with translation MFRREIQERENWRELARQFGFGFHSMYDQPYWDETAYYQFTLAQIEQDLEDPTEELHQMCLEIVDQVVRSERLLTQCAIPEAMWSQVASSWKRNEPSLYSRMDFAYNGSGPAKLLENNADTPTSLFETGFWQWVWLEDVVNKGRIHQSADQFNILQDFLIERFAEIAKLQPGQTLHFSCCKYTEEDKGTVQYLEDCAREAGLSTAFVYVEDIGVTEEGMFVDADNRAIRWMFKLYPWEFMFEDAYSSYLSTSNVNWLEPMWKSILSNKALLPLLWQRFPNHPNLLPAYFAADPKAASLKDYVIKPLFSREGANIEIVKNGQRVVKTPGPYESSKNIVQQYHPLPKFGHSHTLIGSWLVNDRAAGISIREDSNLVTQDMARYIPHVIL, from the coding sequence ATGTTTCGAAGAGAAATTCAAGAAAGAGAAAACTGGCGTGAACTAGCACGCCAGTTTGGTTTTGGCTTCCATTCCATGTACGACCAGCCTTACTGGGACGAGACCGCGTATTATCAGTTTACTCTGGCGCAGATCGAACAGGATCTTGAAGATCCCACTGAAGAGCTGCACCAGATGTGTCTTGAAATTGTTGACCAAGTGGTGCGCAGTGAACGATTGCTGACGCAATGTGCAATTCCTGAAGCCATGTGGTCTCAGGTCGCTTCCTCATGGAAACGCAATGAACCGTCCCTCTATTCACGAATGGATTTCGCCTACAACGGCTCAGGACCAGCCAAGTTGCTAGAAAACAATGCTGACACGCCGACATCCCTGTTCGAAACTGGATTTTGGCAGTGGGTGTGGTTAGAAGATGTGGTGAATAAAGGGCGTATTCACCAAAGCGCAGACCAATTTAATATACTGCAAGACTTCCTTATCGAGCGCTTCGCTGAGATTGCCAAGCTACAGCCGGGACAAACGCTGCACTTTAGCTGCTGCAAATATACCGAAGAAGACAAAGGCACCGTTCAATATCTTGAAGACTGCGCACGTGAGGCCGGGTTATCAACGGCTTTTGTCTACGTTGAAGATATTGGCGTGACGGAAGAGGGGATGTTTGTTGATGCGGACAACCGAGCGATTCGCTGGATGTTCAAACTCTACCCTTGGGAATTTATGTTTGAGGATGCATACAGCTCTTATCTCTCAACCTCGAATGTCAACTGGTTAGAACCGATGTGGAAGTCCATTCTTTCGAATAAAGCTTTGCTGCCATTACTTTGGCAACGCTTTCCTAATCACCCCAATTTACTGCCCGCCTATTTTGCCGCTGATCCCAAAGCGGCAAGCTTAAAAGACTATGTGATTAAACCGCTGTTTTCCCGTGAAGGGGCGAATATCGAGATCGTAAAAAATGGTCAGCGCGTGGTGAAAACGCCTGGACCTTATGAATCGAGCAAAAACATTGTTCAGCAATACCATCCTTTACCGAAATTTGGACACAGTCATACATTAATCGGCAGCTGGCTGGTCAACGACCGAGCGGCGGGTATCTCGATTCGTGAGGACAGCAATTTAGTCACTCAGGATATGGCGCGTTATATTCCCCACGTGATTTTGTAG
- a CDS encoding DUF350 domain-containing protein, with translation MHIIADLLAGFPYFLLYFSVSIVFVLAFKFVYIKLTPYDEWQLIKEEQNTAAAVALSGAFLGYCLAIAGAAKNSVSIIDFMVWGVVALLAQLIAFGIVRFILMPKVSERIENNEVPAGIVLAAVSVSVGVLNSACMTY, from the coding sequence ATGCACATCATCGCAGACCTGTTAGCGGGCTTTCCTTATTTCTTACTCTATTTTTCAGTGTCGATTGTTTTCGTTTTGGCGTTCAAGTTCGTCTATATAAAACTGACCCCTTATGATGAATGGCAACTTATCAAAGAAGAGCAAAATACCGCGGCAGCGGTGGCGTTAAGTGGTGCTTTTCTTGGTTACTGTCTGGCAATTGCAGGCGCGGCGAAAAACTCAGTCAGCATCATTGATTTTATGGTTTGGGGCGTTGTCGCGTTATTAGCTCAGCTTATTGCGTTTGGTATTGTTCGTTTTATTCTGATGCCAAAAGTATCAGAGCGGATTGAAAACAACGAGGTACCCGCGGGTATCGTGCTTGCCGCAGTATCCGTTTCTGTGGGTGTACTTAATTCCGCCTGCATGACGTATTAG
- a CDS encoding DUF1190 domain-containing protein yields MKRSSNVKRSSMDKRFKISRLIPFAAFGGIFYLATQESTTEGAIYLDADECKSSEPGFSEQCEIAYQEAMARAEQNAPRYTTEHECENDFYQDDCYYSSRYHSYVPFVSGFFFSRALSNLSGYNKSYYSEPMYRYKSKYYNGAGQFYGSYRNQPTQVASSRLNKSGGGTIGRAMSRGGFGKAVSGSRGG; encoded by the coding sequence ATGAAACGCAGCTCTAACGTTAAACGTTCATCCATGGATAAGCGCTTTAAAATCAGCCGACTTATCCCGTTTGCGGCCTTTGGTGGTATATTCTACCTTGCGACACAGGAGTCAACGACCGAAGGTGCTATCTATCTTGATGCCGATGAGTGCAAGTCATCGGAACCTGGGTTCAGCGAGCAATGTGAGATTGCCTATCAGGAAGCGATGGCAAGAGCGGAGCAGAACGCGCCACGCTATACCACAGAGCATGAGTGTGAGAACGACTTCTACCAAGATGACTGCTATTACAGTTCTCGCTATCACTCCTATGTTCCCTTTGTCAGTGGTTTCTTTTTCAGTCGTGCTCTTAGCAACTTGAGCGGGTACAACAAGAGCTACTATTCCGAGCCAATGTATCGTTATAAGTCGAAATACTACAACGGAGCAGGGCAGTTCTATGGCTCGTATCGCAACCAACCGACACAAGTAGCGAGCAGCCGATTGAACAAAAGCGGCGGCGGTACAATTGGACGTGCTATGTCCCGAGGCGGCTTTGGCAAAGCGGTTTCCGGTAGTCGCGGCGGTTAA